The following coding sequences are from one Scomber japonicus isolate fScoJap1 chromosome 3, fScoJap1.pri, whole genome shotgun sequence window:
- the tnfrsf1b gene encoding tumor necrosis factor receptor superfamily member 1B gives MKDILILLVLLNAHTIKVWSVPYQVDSDENCRSEEVYKVAKHGLCCKKCPPGQRLKNECNGTTDTECEPCPSGQYSEGWNYSPKCFRCTQCKSIKGLQYANNCSLTRNSRCICKTGRYCLMGYEDPFCTDCVKYTECKAGFGVSTPGTPSSNVRCTQCTDGTFSDTISYMDSCRPHTNCNGVAVVRNGDSFSDTVCKSMNLHTTASPATSTIVSTTSNSTPSHGWTDSAFIMSSTLEAILTYPTTSPPPSRETDNKLVPVIVSVSGLFLILIFIIILVTLRKLTRRKDTARLHPKVDANGNCESGDGINHLYAGKTQMTSFTITSPEQQCLLEKGEVSNDHSQCSSNTETLTRTDGYSSHESISPLQSTLALHNPHSALSEPMTLLSNIEPITPQPSISTQSSSQPTSPQIISPVTPNPQVSVNITFHIGNGTCGTPSVIQTDPILPFGEEEELYSIPQQEAGKQSLMSTQESASYSM, from the exons ATGAAGGACATACTTATTCTGCTGGTTCTGCTGAATGCGCACACTATCAAG GTATGGTCTGTGCCCTATCAAGTAGACTCAGATGAAAACTGCCGTAGCGAAGAAGTCTACAAAGTCGCCAAGCACGGCCTGTGCTGCAAGAAGTGCCCCCCTG GACAGCGACTGAAAAATGAGTGCAACGGAACTACTGACACTGAGTGTGAACCATGTCCATCGGGCCAGTACAGTGAGGGCTGGAACTATAGTCCAAAATGCTTCAGATGTACCCAATGCAAATCAA TCAAAGGTCTGCAGTATGCCAATAACTGCTCCTTAACCAGAAACTCTCGCTGTATATGCAAGACTGGGAGGTATTGCTTAATGGGATATGAAGACCCATTCTGCACCGACTGTGTGAAGTACACAGAATGTAAAGCTGGTTTTGGAGTCTCCACGCCAG GGACACCGTCTTCAAATGTGAGGTGTACACAGTGCACTGATGGGACGTTCTCAGATACAATATCCTACATGGACAGCTGTCGGCCTCATACAAA CTGTAATGGAGTGGCTGTTGTTCGAAACGGCGACAGTTTTTCAGACACAGTCTGCAAATCTATGAATCTGCACACAACTGCAAGTCCAGCAACGAGCACGATAGTCTCAACAACCTCAAACTCCACACCTTCCCATGGATGGACAGACTCTGCATTTATCATGTCCTCTACTTTAGAGGCAATATTGACCTATCCAACAACAAGCCCGCCCCCAAGCAGAGAAACTGACAATAAACTGG TTCCAGTCATCGTCAGTGTCAGTGGACtatttttgattttgattttcatcattatcCTGGTGACCCTTCGTAAACTAACCCGGAGGAAAG ACACTGCAAGACTTCATCCTAAAGTAGATGCAAATGGAAACTGTGAAAGTGGTGATGGA ATCAATCATCTTTATGCTGGAAAAACTCAGATGACTTCATTCACAATTACCTCACCAGAACAACAGTGTCTGCTGGAGAAAGGGGAAGTCAGCAATGACCACAGTCAGTGTAGCAGTAATACTGAAACTTTAACCAGAACAGATGGCTACAGCAGCCATGAGTCCATCAGCCCTTTGCAATCCACCCTAGCCCTTCACAATCCTCACTCTGCTCTGTCAGAGCCCATGACCTTACTGTCCAACATAGAGCCCATAACACCCCAGCCCAGCATATCCACACAGTCCTCCTCTCAGCCTACAAGCCCACAGATCATTAGCCCAGTAACCCCCAATCCCCAGGTCAGCGTCAACATCACTTTCCACATAGGAAATGGGACTTGCGGGACACCGTCTGTAATTCAAACAGACCCTATACTCCCAtttggagaggaagaagagttgTATAGCATCCCACAGCAAGAAGCCGGGAAGCAATCACTGATGTCAACTCAGGAGAGTGCCAGTTACAGTATGTGA